DNA from Sulfurimonas xiamenensis:
TTTGTTTTTTTATGAAGATTAAACAGGATTATTAAACCCAAAAGAACATGCATAAAATGAAAAACAGTTAAAAATATGTAAAACATAAAAAATTTATTGGTACTAAGCGTAATTCCTTCTCCAAATATATGAGAAAATTCTAATATTTTTATAAATAAAAAAGCAACTCCGAGCATCATTGCAGACAAAAGCCATTTTGATGCTGCACTACTTGACTTTTGCAAGCTATCTCTTGTCATATTTTTAATAGCATAAACAGCCTTTACAACAAAGTAACTGCTTGTAATTAAAAGAAAAGTATTGATAAAACCTGATGTTTGGCTAACTACAAGCTGAGACTGACTAAAAAGCTCTATATCTGCTCTTCTTGAAACAGCATAACCTATAAACAATAGTCCAAATGTAATTAATTCAACATAAATAATGATCCAAATTGCAAAATCCCCAGGAGGATGAGGCTCTTTCAAAGCACTATTTTTTAACATTTGAACTCCTTGGGAAATATAAAGATACAAGTTTTTCAAGAACTTTTAAAACTTCATCTTCATCACTGAGTGATTCAACTATAGAGTGCATACATGCCTGATATGGATCAAAATCTTTTGTAATCAACTTCCCTGCATAAATAAGCAGTCTTGTTGAAACTGCTTCTTGAATATCAACATCAGTGAGTTGTCTCACTTCTTTAGCGATATCTACAAGTTTTTGTGCTATATCTTCATCAACTCCACTCTCTTTTTTGATAATCTCTTTTTCAATTTCTGATTTTGGATAATCAAAACTAAGAGAAATAAATCTCTGTTTTGTACTTGGCTTCATCCCTTTTAAAACATTTTGATAACCTGGATTATAAGATACTACAAGCATAAAATCAGGATGAGCTTCTATGGTTTCACCTGTTCTGTCTATCGACAAAACTCTACGATAATCCGCTAGAGAGTGAAGTACCACTGTAGTATCTTTTCTAGCTTCGATTATCTCATCAAGATAGCATATACCGCCATTTCTTACCGCTTTAGTCAAAGGACCGTCTTGCCAATATGTACCGTTTTCATCTATAAGATGGCGGCCAATCAGGTCTGCAGCACTCAAATCATCATGGCAAACAACCGTATAAACATCTCGTCCAAGCTCTTCGCCCATAGATTCTATAAACCTTGTTTTTCCACACCCTGTCGGTCCTTTGATTAAAACAGGCAGATTCATCTGCGCAGCAGTTTTAAAAAGCTCTACTTCATTTGATTGAGGTAAATAGTAGTTTTTTGACATTTTTTTCCTTTTTTTATTTCGTTAGATTTATATAAACTTCAGTTAACACTTTTGGCAATTTCTGTCCATCTCTTACAACCGCATAACCGTTTCTTCCAAACAGATACCCCAAATACTCTTTTGCATCAAGATCTACTGTAATACAAAAAGGCGTAATACCTTTTTTCTTAACCTCTTCAAGAGCTTTTTTTGTATCTTCTATGCCATATCTTCCATCATATCTATCTTCATCATTCGGTTTACCGTCACTTATGATTAACAGCAGTTTATTGACACTTTGCTGCTTATCTAAAATCTTTGCCGATTCTCTTATAGCTGCACCCATCCTTGTATAATACTCTGGTTTTATAGTATCAATTCTTCCACGAATCAAATCATTGTATTTGTCTTTAAAATTTTTTATAATGCTAAAATAGACTTTTTTATTTTGCAGTGATGAGAAAGTGTATATGGCAAATTTATCTTGAAGTTTTTCCAAAGCTTCACTAAATACCGTAAGAGAGTCTTTAATTACATCAATTATTCGTACTTCTTGTGTAATGCCGCCCTCTGTAGAGAGTGAAACATCTGCTAATATAAGCGTAGCCATATCTCTTGTTTTTTTCTCAAAAGTTGTGTAAAATTTTTGATGATGCATAGATTTATTTTGATGCCCGCAATATTCAATCCAAGTATCAATATTTATCTCATCACCATAAGGAAGATTGTCATTTTTAACACGATCAAGTTCGAGCAGATCTAACTCTTGCTGAATTTTTCGTACGGTTTTTTTTAGTCGTTCTGGCAACTCTATAGGTATTACATTCATTGGTACTTGAGGTAAAATACGAACAAAATTTATCAAATATTCACCTTTTAGATAATCCCACTCATCAATAAAGTGACCTTTCCCCAGTGGATATTTAACGGTAGTATCAGGCTTTAATTCCAAGTCCATTTTTATTCGTGATGATAAATTTGCCTGCTTTTGTCCTATAGTTATCTCATCTAAGTCCTCGGCATGATAGAGTGCATCTTCATCAAAAGTATCATCTTCACATCTATCTACATTGACCTGTTCAAAAATACTCATTAAAGATTCTGGTAAAAAAGCCAAAAAGCCATCTGTTTCATGCTTGTCGTCTGTTTGATTAGCCTGCTTTTTCATGTTAAGAGTATCTGTTTTATCTTGACTCTCTTCTCTTGTAGGATCTTGCTCTTCATCATCTGTTTTTTTAGTTTTATTGATAGTTAGAGGCGATGGGTATATCCACATAGGGTTTGGATAATCATTTACTAAATCTTTATCTGTTTGATTATCTAAAGATTTAATAAATGACAATTGTTCATATTTATCAATCAAATATTCACTGGCAATATTGTAGAATTGTTTAAAACCATCATATTTATTGATAAGGTAAAGCTCTGTAGCATGATTTTTATCGATTATATTTTCATCTGTAATATTATTAACTCTAGTTGCCATAGCAATAAGCCAATAATAAAGCATTTCATTAAGTTCTTTTGTAGGAAAATAAGCAGATGACGCCGGTAGATAGATAGAGTCTTCATCCTGCCATGCAAGATGAAACTCCTTACCCAAGAATGCTATTTTTTGTAAAAAAGTTCTTGATGTATTAAGATATCTTTTATCCGTAATTTGTAAATCTTTACCTTTTTCACCACCCATAAGGTGATGAAAAATTTTTAATGATTTTGAGATATCAGCAAAATAGACTCTTTCATTTTCATGAAATTTGTATACTTTTTTATTGAGATATTTATCCCAAACTTTACCAATACTCTCTTCAAATTCAAGATAATAGTGAAGCATTTTTCTCTATCTTTAACACTATTACGCTTCTTTTTTGACAAAAAAACTATAAAAATAAGTAATCAAACCTGCAAAAACAAGAGCGCCAAATCCGGCACGAATCATATAGATACCAGCTATAGACTCTTGTGATTCCATAAATCCAATAAGATCAGTTCCAACTCTTTGATCCATTATTTGAATAATTCCAGCAGCACTTAGAGCCAATGTAAGACCCATCATACCGATATTCATCATCCAAAAAGAAGTTAATTCTACTTTTTGTGCTTCTTTAGAATTACCGTGAGGACGACCTCTTAAAATAGGCATAGCATAAGATATCACAGTAAATATAATCATAATATATGCTCCGTAAAATGATAGGTGCCCATGAGCAGCAGTAAGCTGAGTACCGTGTGTAAACATATTTACAGGTGCCAATGTATGGAAAAATCCCCAAACTCCAGCTCCAAGGAAGCCCATTACAGCAGTACCTTTTGCCCATGTAAGAGCAATTTCATTGTCATGCTGAATTTTTCTATCTCTTGCCATAGTAAATGCAAAAAGAATCATTAAGAAAAAAGGTAAAGGTTCAACAGCAGATGCTATAGATCCAACCCATAACCAATACTCAGGAGCACCCATATAAAAGAAGTGATGTCCAGTTCCTAAAATACCTGATACCATAGTCATAGCAATAATTAAATAAAGCCATTTGTCGATATGTTCTCTATCAACACCGGTAACTTTAATAAGTACAAACGCTAAAATTGCACCAAGAATAAGCTCCCAAGTAGCTTCAACCCATAAATGCACCGTAAACCACCAGAAAAATTTATCCATTACAAGATTATCCGGTACATAAAATGCAAACAAAAAGAAAACTGCCAAACCTACTAAACCTGTAAGTAAAACTGTAGTAATAACAGTTTTTCTACCTTTTATTACTGTCATAATAACATTTACAAGATAAAGTACAACAACTAAAACAATACCAAGTTTAGTTGGTAATGGCTGTTCCAAAAATTCTCTACCCATTGTAGGTAAAAGATTATTAAATGTTAACTCAGTCAACTCTGCATAAGGTACAAACAGGTAACCTAGAATTGTGGCAACACCAGCTACTAAAAATACCCAAAAAGTAAAAATAGCCAACTTTGGGCTCCAAAGTTCTGTTTCTGTCTCTTCAGGAATCAAGTAGTAAGTAGCACCCATAAAACCAAATAGGAGAAGTACAATAAGTAAGTTTGTGTGAACCATACGCAATACATTAAAAGGTATCAATGGAAATAGAAAATCACCATATAAATACTGTATTGCCATAAGCAAACCAAAAAGAATTTCCCCAGCTAAAAGAATTAATGCAAAAATAAAGTATGGTTTTGCGACCATTTGTGATGTATATTTCATGTTATCTACTATCCTTCAATTGTCGGTGGCCATTCGTTGGCATTTACTTTTGATGTCCAAATTAAGAAATCAGAAAGGCTATCTACCTGCTCATTTGTTAAATTAAATTGCGGCATCTTTCTTCTATGTGGAGTATCTAAAGGCTGTGATGCCATCCAACCCTGCATATATGCCTTAAAGGCTCCTTCATCAGATGCCCCTCTTCTTTGAAATACATTCATAAGTTCTGGTGCATAATATGCTCCCTCACCTATAAGTGTATGACAGCCAACACAATTATTGTCTTCCCAAAGTTTTTTTCCAGCTACAACATTTTCTGTCATATTTTGCTGATTTGATCGCTCTGGTATTTGATGTACAGTGTCAAAAGTAAGAGCGATAAATATTAACAGTGCAAATGTACCGCCACCGTAATAAATATTCTTCGCCATACTTTTCGTTATGCGCTCAGTCATTAAAAGTCCTTTTTCTAATTCTACCTGCTAGTAGTAATTGAAATCTTAGCAAAATATTATTAATTTTTCCTTATTTTTATTTTAAAGATGCATTATAAGTTTTTTATCTAGTATATTAATTATTTTTGTATTTTTTTAATTAATACTTTAGATATTATTATTATAATTCTTTCTAAAGTATAATTCTAGAAAGGGAATCTCAAATGCAACTAAGCAAAACATCACAATACGCCATAAGAATTCTAGCTTATATGGCAGATAAAAAAGATTCTCAACTCATAACTGCAACTGATTTAGCTGAAACACTTTCCATCCCTTATAAATTTTTAACCAAAATTATGACAGAACTTGTTAAAGTTGACCTGGTAATATCCATAAGAGGAAGAGAAGGTGGATATAAACTGAAAAAAAAGACATCAGAGATAATGGTTAATGATATTTTAGATATTTTTAACGATTCTATAAAAGATGATCAATGTGTTTTAGGCATAGGATTTTGTAACGGTTTATGTAAATGCGCTCTGCATGATGAATGGATAGAACCTAAAATTTTACTCCAAAAAATGTTTAAAGAATCAAGTTTAGAAGATATTGCCGGGCGCGGATGTAAAATATAGTGTCTATAAATCTAAAAACAACTCTATCAAACTTTAAAAAATTATAAACTTTTTTTTAATTTTTTATATATTTTTTGATTTTGATTCTGTGTATACTTCTCTATTTTTTTGTATACTTTTGATTTTATATCATAAGAACGAAGTCTCTTTAAAGCATTATAGTTATCATTTATAGTGCCTAAAGCATCTTTTATATTAGTTAAAGTCTTTATTTTTTTATCATCTCTATCAAAACTATTTTTTTCAATATAAAGTCTTTTTTTGATATAAATTCTATACTTGTGAAGTTTTTTTCTTTTTAG
Protein-coding regions in this window:
- a CDS encoding cytochrome c oxidase subunit 3 encodes the protein MLKNSALKEPHPPGDFAIWIIIYVELITFGLLFIGYAVSRRADIELFSQSQLVVSQTSGFINTFLLITSSYFVVKAVYAIKNMTRDSLQKSSSAASKWLLSAMMLGVAFLFIKILEFSHIFGEGITLSTNKFFMFYIFLTVFHFMHVLLGLIILFNLHKKTKAQGYTPDDCSGMETGASYWHMVDLLWIVLFPLVYIL
- a CDS encoding CbbQ/NirQ/NorQ/GpvN family protein, coding for MSKNYYLPQSNEVELFKTAAQMNLPVLIKGPTGCGKTRFIESMGEELGRDVYTVVCHDDLSAADLIGRHLIDENGTYWQDGPLTKAVRNGGICYLDEIIEARKDTTVVLHSLADYRRVLSIDRTGETIEAHPDFMLVVSYNPGYQNVLKGMKPSTKQRFISLSFDYPKSEIEKEIIKKESGVDEDIAQKLVDIAKEVRQLTDVDIQEAVSTRLLIYAGKLITKDFDPYQACMHSIVESLSDEDEVLKVLEKLVSLYFPRSSNVKK
- a CDS encoding nitric oxide reductase activation protein NorD gives rise to the protein MLHYYLEFEESIGKVWDKYLNKKVYKFHENERVYFADISKSLKIFHHLMGGEKGKDLQITDKRYLNTSRTFLQKIAFLGKEFHLAWQDEDSIYLPASSAYFPTKELNEMLYYWLIAMATRVNNITDENIIDKNHATELYLINKYDGFKQFYNIASEYLIDKYEQLSFIKSLDNQTDKDLVNDYPNPMWIYPSPLTINKTKKTDDEEQDPTREESQDKTDTLNMKKQANQTDDKHETDGFLAFLPESLMSIFEQVNVDRCEDDTFDEDALYHAEDLDEITIGQKQANLSSRIKMDLELKPDTTVKYPLGKGHFIDEWDYLKGEYLINFVRILPQVPMNVIPIELPERLKKTVRKIQQELDLLELDRVKNDNLPYGDEINIDTWIEYCGHQNKSMHHQKFYTTFEKKTRDMATLILADVSLSTEGGITQEVRIIDVIKDSLTVFSEALEKLQDKFAIYTFSSLQNKKVYFSIIKNFKDKYNDLIRGRIDTIKPEYYTRMGAAIRESAKILDKQQSVNKLLLIISDGKPNDEDRYDGRYGIEDTKKALEEVKKKGITPFCITVDLDAKEYLGYLFGRNGYAVVRDGQKLPKVLTEVYINLTK
- a CDS encoding cbb3-type cytochrome c oxidase subunit I; its protein translation is MKYTSQMVAKPYFIFALILLAGEILFGLLMAIQYLYGDFLFPLIPFNVLRMVHTNLLIVLLLFGFMGATYYLIPEETETELWSPKLAIFTFWVFLVAGVATILGYLFVPYAELTELTFNNLLPTMGREFLEQPLPTKLGIVLVVVLYLVNVIMTVIKGRKTVITTVLLTGLVGLAVFFLFAFYVPDNLVMDKFFWWFTVHLWVEATWELILGAILAFVLIKVTGVDREHIDKWLYLIIAMTMVSGILGTGHHFFYMGAPEYWLWVGSIASAVEPLPFFLMILFAFTMARDRKIQHDNEIALTWAKGTAVMGFLGAGVWGFFHTLAPVNMFTHGTQLTAAHGHLSFYGAYIMIIFTVISYAMPILRGRPHGNSKEAQKVELTSFWMMNIGMMGLTLALSAAGIIQIMDQRVGTDLIGFMESQESIAGIYMIRAGFGALVFAGLITYFYSFFVKKEA
- a CDS encoding c-type cytochrome, with the translated sequence MTERITKSMAKNIYYGGGTFALLIFIALTFDTVHQIPERSNQQNMTENVVAGKKLWEDNNCVGCHTLIGEGAYYAPELMNVFQRRGASDEGAFKAYMQGWMASQPLDTPHRRKMPQFNLTNEQVDSLSDFLIWTSKVNANEWPPTIEG
- a CDS encoding RrF2 family transcriptional regulator; this translates as MQLSKTSQYAIRILAYMADKKDSQLITATDLAETLSIPYKFLTKIMTELVKVDLVISIRGREGGYKLKKKTSEIMVNDILDIFNDSIKDDQCVLGIGFCNGLCKCALHDEWIEPKILLQKMFKESSLEDIAGRGCKI